From a single Sphingomonas sp. IW22 genomic region:
- a CDS encoding GGDEF domain-containing protein: MKRLAASEARYRLVTENASDVVLTLDDEGAIRFVSPSIEALGHYRVAALIGTKASALIAPEHRQMAMRAYKEALRAPGITQIVEVRPDPESGPTAKWIEMRVRAIDSDGRSGSIELVCAIRDITARKAAEAELTRAARTDPLTGLANRRLFGDAFERLFGQASDDEQQCGCIAILDIDHFKQVNDVFGHDAGDRVLERFAAVAVDNARPQDLVARLGGEEFGLIFPCADTHEARAICERLRRDFAAMPTIADDGRVVWATVSVGVARIVRAADRGQAMRDADAALYAAKHGGRDRVVLAG; this comes from the coding sequence GTGAAACGTCTGGCTGCCAGCGAGGCACGGTACCGGCTGGTCACCGAAAATGCGTCGGACGTGGTGCTGACACTCGACGACGAGGGTGCAATCCGCTTTGTCTCTCCCTCGATCGAGGCGCTTGGTCATTACCGTGTGGCCGCGCTGATCGGGACCAAGGCAAGCGCGCTTATCGCGCCGGAGCACAGGCAGATGGCCATGCGCGCCTACAAGGAAGCATTGCGCGCGCCCGGCATTACGCAAATCGTAGAGGTGCGGCCCGATCCGGAAAGCGGCCCCACGGCGAAATGGATCGAAATGCGAGTGCGCGCCATCGACAGCGACGGGCGTTCCGGATCAATCGAGTTGGTCTGCGCCATTCGCGACATAACCGCTCGCAAGGCTGCGGAAGCCGAACTGACACGCGCCGCGCGGACCGATCCGCTGACCGGGCTGGCCAACCGGCGTTTGTTTGGCGACGCATTTGAACGGCTGTTCGGTCAGGCGTCGGACGATGAACAGCAATGTGGCTGTATCGCCATTCTCGACATCGACCATTTCAAACAGGTCAATGACGTGTTCGGCCATGATGCGGGCGACCGCGTCCTCGAACGCTTTGCCGCGGTCGCGGTTGACAATGCCCGTCCGCAGGATCTGGTCGCACGCCTTGGCGGAGAGGAATTCGGTCTGATTTTCCCCTGCGCCGACACGCATGAGGCGCGAGCAATCTGCGAACGGCTTAGGCGCGATTTTGCCGCGATGCCGACCATCGCCGATGACGGCCGCGTCGTTTGGGCAACGGTCAGCGTGGGTGTGGCCCGGATTGTCCGCGCCGCCGATCGGGGGCAGGCGATGCGCGACGCCGATGCCGCGCTCTATGCCGCAAAGCACGGCGGGCGTGACCGTGTGGTGCTTGCCGGTTGA
- a CDS encoding division plane positioning ATPase MipZ: MTSQADGLHVIVFANEKGGTGKSTTAVHVAIALAAKGARVAALDLDHRQRTLGRYLDNRAVTMKRMGRPLPMPRHATHDGESHDRFFDLLGELGTGADFLVIDTPGRDDPFARLAVTNADTLVTPMNDSFVDFDLIGQVDPDDFKVTRPSFYSELIWESRKTRARADGSTIDWVVLRNRLQHIEARNMRRVSEAIQQLSRRVGFRVISGLSERVIYREMFPQGLTMLDSREFGEMGLSHVAARQELREMMTGLALPETPLAAPLVA; this comes from the coding sequence TTGACCAGCCAAGCCGACGGGCTGCACGTCATTGTCTTTGCGAATGAAAAGGGCGGCACGGGCAAGTCGACCACCGCCGTCCATGTCGCGATCGCGCTTGCGGCCAAGGGGGCGCGGGTGGCGGCGCTGGATCTGGACCACCGACAGCGCACGCTGGGCCGGTATCTGGACAATCGCGCCGTGACGATGAAGCGTATGGGCCGCCCCCTGCCGATGCCGCGCCACGCGACGCATGACGGTGAAAGCCATGACCGGTTTTTCGACCTGTTGGGCGAACTGGGCACCGGCGCCGATTTTCTCGTCATCGATACGCCGGGTCGCGACGATCCCTTTGCGCGACTGGCGGTGACCAATGCCGACACGCTGGTCACGCCGATGAACGACAGTTTCGTCGATTTCGACCTGATCGGACAGGTCGATCCCGACGATTTCAAGGTGACCCGTCCCAGCTTCTATTCCGAGCTGATCTGGGAATCGCGCAAGACGCGCGCCCGCGCCGACGGTTCGACCATCGACTGGGTCGTGCTGCGCAACCGGCTTCAGCATATCGAGGCGCGCAACATGCGCCGCGTGTCGGAGGCGATCCAGCAACTGTCGCGGCGCGTCGGGTTCCGTGTGATTTCGGGCCTGTCCGAACGCGTCATCTATCGCGAGATGTTCCCGCAGGGGCTGACGATGCTCGACTCGCGGGAGTTCGGGGAAATGGGGCTCAGCCATGTCGCCGCGCGGCAGGAATTGCGAGAGATGATGACCGGACTGGCGCTGCCCGAAACCCCGCTTGCCGCGCCGCTGGTCGCGTGA
- a CDS encoding J domain-containing protein — protein MGKLIFAVLLMAAVWWFLKSARRPRITLSEAEARDVLGLGAGADADAIRAAHRRLVSAVHPDKGGSADLTRRINAARDVLLRRAGRSG, from the coding sequence ATGGGAAAGCTGATCTTTGCCGTCCTGCTGATGGCGGCGGTGTGGTGGTTCCTGAAGAGCGCCCGCCGCCCGCGCATCACCCTGTCCGAGGCGGAGGCGCGCGACGTGCTGGGGCTGGGCGCGGGGGCCGATGCCGATGCGATCCGCGCGGCGCACCGGCGGCTGGTCAGCGCGGTCCATCCCGACAAGGGCGGATCGGCGGACCTGACGCGCCGCATCAACGCCGCGCGCGACGTGCTGCTGCGCCGGGCCGGTCGCTCCGGCTGA
- a CDS encoding DUF2339 domain-containing protein, whose protein sequence is MNGFLLILLTVLAALLIDTRRRLARVERRLETLDRAEAPPPMRVADPPIVRRRPPAFPAALSRPARPRLDLESLIGGRLPIWIGGIALVLAGFFLVRAAIDSGWFGPGVRIALAALLAVVLAAGSELARRLPATRDDVRIGQVLAGAGVASAYGTLYLAAALYHLIAPLGAFILLLAITGAGLALAMRHGPPTAIMALTGGFLAPLVAGYDAAGVAPLIIYLALLLGALFALAVRRGWSWLAATSAAAGFGWTGFLTLALDGGERPVIGAFVVALALAATFALPASGARSLHLRIAPMALGLAQLFALAPILDFSPLAWAFYLTLAAAAVVLAWREERLVPAPLIAALLILVLLMMAPVAAMTGVAGLIVTVLFGGAGLARSREARNWAVLAATGLAGPLAVLQLGTPQLLPRPLWAIVALAVAGAGLWLAWRHRAPGEGRDPGLVGGALAAAAAGVLAIIALAGDGAVGVALALATLAMAEAARRSDSTPLATAAALPLAVGLVAAYRPLGDLIETLAIALPGEELAYRQVPPVADVLRLLLPLALAGLWPLRGERGFGRLTRPASIVVGLLSVSSAYALLKQPLAIADAAGFAAWGFIERAIITLVALAAAWALANRAPRAALVLAVAGLARIMWFDLFLLSPVFAPQSVGPLPVLNTAVLLPALAALICWRWPAKRLRLPALALMLVAALAVVRQAAHGTILTGPVGTGENWGYSAVMLLLALGWLWRGLVGDARDLRFAGLGLAMLVALKVFTIDVALEGLLRVVSFLGIGVTLIAISWAYTRFLKREPAGGQGSP, encoded by the coding sequence TTGAACGGATTTCTGCTCATCCTGCTGACCGTGCTGGCGGCGCTGCTGATCGACACGCGCCGGCGACTGGCCCGTGTCGAGCGACGGCTGGAGACGCTGGACCGCGCAGAGGCGCCGCCGCCCATGCGCGTCGCCGATCCGCCGATCGTGCGCCGCCGCCCGCCCGCTTTTCCCGCCGCACTCAGCCGTCCCGCCCGCCCCCGGCTCGATCTGGAAAGCCTGATCGGCGGGCGACTGCCGATCTGGATTGGCGGCATCGCATTGGTGCTGGCAGGCTTTTTCCTAGTGCGCGCCGCGATCGACAGCGGCTGGTTCGGGCCGGGCGTGCGCATCGCGCTGGCCGCGCTGCTGGCCGTGGTGCTGGCGGCGGGCAGCGAGTTGGCGCGCCGCCTGCCCGCCACGCGAGACGATGTGCGGATCGGGCAGGTGCTGGCCGGCGCGGGCGTGGCCAGCGCCTATGGCACGCTGTATCTGGCCGCCGCCCTGTATCACCTGATCGCGCCGCTGGGCGCCTTCATCCTGTTGCTGGCGATTACCGGCGCGGGCCTGGCGCTGGCGATGCGACACGGGCCGCCGACGGCGATCATGGCGCTGACGGGCGGTTTCCTGGCGCCGCTGGTGGCGGGTTATGACGCCGCGGGCGTGGCGCCGCTGATCATCTATCTGGCGCTGTTGTTGGGCGCGCTGTTCGCGCTGGCGGTACGGCGCGGCTGGAGCTGGCTGGCGGCGACCAGCGCCGCCGCCGGATTTGGCTGGACGGGCTTTCTGACGCTGGCGTTGGACGGCGGGGAACGGCCGGTGATCGGCGCGTTCGTCGTCGCGCTGGCGCTTGCCGCCACCTTCGCCCTGCCCGCCAGCGGCGCGCGGTCGCTGCACCTTCGCATCGCGCCGATGGCGTTGGGACTGGCGCAGTTGTTCGCGCTTGCGCCGATCCTCGACTTTTCACCGCTGGCCTGGGCCTTTTACCTGACCCTGGCTGCCGCTGCGGTCGTGCTGGCATGGCGCGAGGAGCGGCTTGTACCCGCCCCGCTGATCGCAGCGCTGCTGATCCTTGTGCTGCTGATGATGGCGCCGGTCGCGGCCATGACGGGCGTGGCGGGCCTGATCGTAACGGTCCTGTTCGGCGGCGCGGGGCTTGCCCGGTCGCGGGAAGCGAGGAACTGGGCAGTGCTGGCGGCCACCGGGCTGGCGGGGCCGCTGGCCGTGCTGCAACTCGGCACGCCGCAACTGCTGCCGCGACCGCTATGGGCCATCGTGGCACTGGCGGTCGCCGGCGCGGGCCTGTGGCTGGCTTGGCGGCACCGCGCGCCGGGCGAGGGCCGCGACCCCGGTCTGGTGGGCGGGGCACTGGCTGCCGCCGCTGCCGGGGTGCTGGCGATCATCGCGCTGGCGGGAGACGGCGCGGTCGGCGTCGCTCTGGCGCTCGCCACGCTCGCCATGGCCGAGGCGGCGCGACGCAGCGACAGCACGCCGCTGGCCACCGCTGCCGCCCTACCGCTGGCGGTCGGACTGGTTGCGGCGTACCGGCCGCTGGGTGATTTGATCGAGACGCTGGCCATCGCCCTGCCGGGTGAGGAACTGGCCTATCGGCAGGTACCGCCGGTTGCCGACGTGCTGCGACTGCTGCTGCCGCTGGCGCTGGCGGGGCTATGGCCGCTCAGGGGCGAGCGCGGCTTCGGGCGCCTGACGCGTCCTGCCTCTATCGTCGTGGGACTGTTGAGCGTGAGCAGCGCCTATGCCCTGCTCAAGCAGCCGCTGGCGATCGCCGATGCCGCCGGGTTTGCGGCATGGGGCTTTATCGAACGCGCGATCATCACGCTGGTCGCGCTCGCCGCCGCATGGGCGCTCGCGAACCGGGCGCCGCGCGCCGCGCTGGTGCTGGCCGTCGCCGGGCTGGCGCGCATCATGTGGTTCGACCTGTTCCTGCTGTCACCGGTCTTTGCCCCGCAATCGGTCGGACCGCTGCCGGTCCTGAACACGGCTGTCCTGTTGCCAGCATTGGCGGCGCTGATCTGCTGGCGCTGGCCGGCCAAGCGACTGCGGCTTCCCGCGCTGGCGCTGATGCTGGTCGCGGCGCTGGCGGTGGTGCGACAGGCGGCGCATGGCACAATCCTGACCGGGCCGGTCGGGACGGGCGAGAATTGGGGCTATTCGGCGGTCATGCTGCTGCTGGCGTTGGGTTGGCTGTGGCGCGGGCTGGTGGGCGACGCGCGCGACCTGCGCTTCGCCGGGCTGGGGCTGGCGATGCTGGTCGCGCTGAAGGTATTCACCATCGACGTGGCGCTGGAGGGATTGCTGCGCGTCGTGTCCTTCCTTGGCATCGGCGTCACGCTGATCGCGATCAGTTGGGCCTATACCCGCTTTCTCAAGCGCGAACCGGCAGGGGGTCAGGGCAGCCCGTAA
- a CDS encoding TonB-dependent receptor, translating to MRISLPLLACIVAPLPVMAQEQAVDPDLADTAADEVEATLDDGDADEIVVTGQRPRGSVTGDVPPEQTLSPADVRAFGVSTIAELLTELAPQTGSGRGRGDEQPVVLLEGRRISSLREIRDVPTEAISRVEILPEEVALKYGYPANQRVVNIVLRRRFRAITTEVEGGGPTGGGSANGELDVNYLSINRAGRLNIDLEVSAESALSEAERDLLPNPSGLPYDLAGNVVAVDGAGEIDPALSALAGQVTIVAPVPGTAPTLADFASGANQAGTTDLGRYRTLRPRSFGAEGNAVLSRTIFGDVAATANLGFELNDTQALVGLPSIDVTLPANSPFSPFANDVRVLRYADALGALTRETRSRSVTGGFSANGEKGDWRWTLTGNYEYATTDTDTERRLSLGDYSAGVAAGSVNPFASLSGLALAAPDTARSVSNVGQLEAVANGNVLKLPAGDVGVTGRVGLGSQDLDSRSNRSGLITATDITRRRVNGQVNLDVPIASRRLAVLDAIGDLTINANAEVNELSDFGTLTTYGYGANWSPIRQLRLITSVTHEEGAPSPQQIGNPVLTTPNVRVFDYVRGETVDVTSVEGGNPGLSADSRRVLKIGANLRPLDSVDLNLRADYTDSRIDGLISGFPAATAEIQSAFPDRFVRDASGRLVQIDTRPVNFAQSERRQFRWGFNLSLPVMGTLQRRVQAAREAGEDPRAVLREAFGRPPRGAGAGRPRGGAGGGPRGGGGGGRFGGGAGGGRVQFALFHTVRLKETILIRDGLPELDLLGGSATGNRGGQPRHELQLRSGFTKDGLGIRMNADWQAPTRVTGATPAEQLRFGSLTTINLRAFANLGQIPSLVRDQPWLRGARVSLRLDNLLDQRITVTDGTGVTPLGLQPFLLDPVGRSVRLEFRKLF from the coding sequence ATGCGTATCAGTCTCCCCCTCCTCGCCTGCATCGTCGCCCCGCTGCCCGTCATGGCACAGGAACAGGCGGTCGACCCCGATCTGGCCGACACCGCCGCCGATGAGGTGGAGGCAACGCTGGACGATGGCGATGCGGACGAGATCGTCGTTACCGGACAGCGGCCGCGCGGATCGGTCACCGGCGACGTGCCGCCCGAACAGACGCTCAGCCCCGCCGATGTGCGCGCGTTCGGCGTCAGTACCATTGCCGAATTGCTGACCGAACTCGCGCCCCAGACGGGCAGCGGGCGCGGGCGCGGCGACGAACAGCCTGTCGTCCTGCTGGAGGGGCGCCGTATTTCCAGTCTGCGCGAAATCCGCGACGTGCCGACCGAAGCGATTTCCCGCGTCGAAATCCTGCCGGAGGAAGTCGCGCTGAAATATGGCTATCCCGCCAATCAGCGCGTCGTGAACATCGTCCTGCGCCGCCGTTTCCGCGCCATCACGACCGAAGTGGAGGGCGGCGGCCCGACCGGCGGCGGCAGCGCCAATGGCGAGCTCGATGTCAATTATCTGAGCATCAATCGCGCCGGCCGCCTGAACATCGACCTTGAAGTATCGGCGGAAAGCGCGCTGAGCGAGGCGGAGCGCGACCTGCTGCCCAATCCGTCGGGCCTGCCCTATGACCTGGCGGGAAATGTCGTGGCGGTCGACGGCGCGGGAGAGATTGACCCCGCCCTGTCGGCACTGGCGGGGCAAGTCACCATCGTCGCCCCGGTGCCCGGCACCGCGCCCACGCTGGCCGATTTCGCCAGCGGTGCCAACCAGGCCGGCACCACCGACCTTGGCCGTTATCGCACGCTGCGGCCACGCAGTTTCGGAGCAGAGGGCAATGCCGTCTTGTCGCGTACCATTTTCGGCGATGTCGCTGCGACCGCTAATCTCGGTTTTGAGCTGAACGACACGCAGGCATTGGTCGGGTTGCCCAGTATCGACGTGACACTGCCCGCCAACAGCCCCTTTTCCCCCTTCGCCAATGATGTGCGCGTGCTGCGCTATGCCGACGCGCTGGGCGCCCTGACCCGCGAGACACGCTCACGCAGCGTCACCGGCGGGTTCAGCGCCAATGGCGAAAAGGGCGACTGGCGTTGGACGCTGACCGGCAATTACGAATATGCGACCACCGACACCGATACCGAACGCCGCCTGTCGCTGGGCGATTACAGCGCGGGCGTGGCCGCCGGTTCGGTCAATCCCTTTGCCTCGCTGTCTGGGCTCGCGCTGGCCGCACCCGATACCGCGCGATCGGTCAGCAATGTGGGACAGCTGGAAGCAGTTGCGAACGGCAATGTGTTAAAGCTGCCCGCCGGCGATGTCGGGGTGACGGGCCGGGTCGGGTTGGGGAGCCAGGATCTCGACAGCCGCTCGAACCGGTCGGGCCTGATCACCGCGACCGATATCACCCGGCGCCGCGTCAATGGTCAGGTCAATCTGGACGTGCCCATCGCCAGCCGCCGCCTTGCGGTGCTGGACGCGATCGGCGACCTGACAATCAACGCCAATGCGGAGGTGAACGAGCTGTCGGATTTCGGCACGCTGACTACCTATGGCTATGGTGCGAACTGGTCGCCGATCCGCCAGCTTCGCCTGATCACGTCGGTCACGCATGAAGAGGGCGCGCCGTCGCCACAACAGATCGGCAATCCGGTGCTGACCACACCCAATGTCCGCGTGTTCGATTATGTGCGTGGTGAGACGGTGGATGTGACATCGGTTGAGGGCGGCAACCCCGGCCTGTCCGCCGACAGCCGCCGCGTGCTGAAGATCGGGGCCAATTTACGACCGCTCGATTCGGTCGACCTGAACCTGCGCGCCGATTACACCGACAGCCGTATCGACGGCCTGATTTCAGGCTTTCCCGCCGCGACGGCAGAGATTCAGTCGGCCTTTCCCGACCGGTTCGTGCGCGATGCATCGGGGCGGCTGGTCCAGATCGACACCCGGCCCGTCAACTTCGCGCAGAGCGAGCGCCGCCAGTTCCGCTGGGGCTTCAACCTGTCGCTGCCGGTCATGGGCACGTTGCAGCGCCGCGTTCAGGCCGCGCGCGAAGCGGGTGAGGACCCGCGCGCTGTGCTGCGGGAGGCATTTGGCCGTCCGCCACGCGGCGCGGGCGCCGGACGTCCGCGTGGCGGCGCCGGGGGCGGACCGCGTGGCGGCGGGGGCGGTGGACGCTTTGGCGGCGGCGCGGGCGGCGGGCGCGTCCAGTTCGCGCTGTTCCATACCGTGCGCCTGAAGGAGACGATCCTGATCCGCGACGGCCTGCCTGAACTGGACCTGCTGGGCGGTTCGGCCACCGGCAATCGCGGCGGACAACCCCGGCATGAGCTTCAGCTTCGCAGCGGCTTTACCAAGGATGGGCTGGGCATCCGCATGAATGCCGACTGGCAGGCACCGACCCGCGTCACCGGCGCCACGCCCGCCGAACAATTACGCTTCGGCAGCCTGACGACGATCAACCTGCGCGCCTTTGCCAATCTGGGCCAGATACCCTCGCTGGTGCGCGATCAGCCATGGCTGCGCGGCGCACGGGTTTCGTTGCGACTGGACAATTTGCTGGATCAGCGGATCACCGTGACCGACGGCACGGGTGTGACGCCGCTGGGGCTTCAGCCGTTCTTGCTCGACCCGGTGGGCCGTTCGGTCAGGCTGGAGTTCCGCAAGCTGTTCTGA
- the dapF gene encoding diaminopimelate epimerase → MRFEFIKCHGSGNDFPLIDARGLTLPDAQWAAIARALADRAGPVGGDGLLLLVDGRDEAPFGQRMFNPDGSEAETCLNGLRCVARAGFDATGLDAALVGLPKSDAWAARVADLAPGVATIATRVTSVSANARDVGLTVGDRFVDAPIPGLPSERRFTALTMPNPHLIAFVDVVDEAELVALGDWCESAPPLIPGRANVSFVAMVDDGSLFVRTYERGVGLTDSCGSAMAASVHAAALTGRIGWDVEVVIRNRGGLVRGRTKVDPSVEIAGNATFEYRAAVDFAPDTGQLGAVTLIEDRAVERDAWRSLLTASRN, encoded by the coding sequence ATGCGCTTCGAATTCATCAAATGCCATGGCTCCGGCAATGATTTTCCGCTGATCGACGCCCGCGGGCTGACGCTGCCCGACGCCCAATGGGCCGCCATTGCCCGCGCGCTTGCCGATCGGGCGGGGCCAGTGGGCGGTGACGGGCTGCTGCTGCTGGTCGACGGGCGGGATGAGGCGCCGTTCGGGCAGCGGATGTTCAATCCCGACGGCAGCGAGGCGGAGACGTGCCTGAACGGCCTGCGTTGCGTCGCGCGCGCAGGGTTCGATGCCACCGGGCTGGACGCGGCGCTGGTCGGCCTGCCCAAAAGCGATGCCTGGGCCGCACGTGTGGCCGACCTGGCGCCCGGCGTTGCGACCATCGCGACCCGCGTCACTTCCGTTTCTGCCAATGCGCGCGATGTCGGGCTGACCGTGGGGGATCGCTTTGTCGATGCGCCAATCCCCGGCCTGCCCAGCGAACGGCGCTTCACTGCGCTGACGATGCCCAATCCACACCTGATCGCATTTGTCGACGTGGTGGACGAGGCCGAGCTGGTGGCGCTGGGCGACTGGTGCGAAAGCGCGCCGCCGCTGATCCCCGGTCGCGCCAATGTCAGCTTCGTCGCGATGGTCGACGATGGCTCGCTGTTCGTGCGGACCTATGAACGCGGGGTTGGCCTGACCGACAGTTGCGGCAGCGCCATGGCCGCGTCGGTCCATGCCGCCGCGCTGACCGGGCGAATCGGCTGGGATGTCGAGGTGGTGATCCGCAACCGTGGTGGTTTGGTCCGTGGGCGTACCAAGGTAGATCCAAGTGTCGAAATCGCCGGTAACGCCACGTTCGAATATCGCGCCGCAGTCGATTTCGCGCCGGATACGGGCCAATTGGGTGCCGTCACCCTGATTGAGGACCGGGCAGTGGAACGCGATGCCTGGCGGTCGCTGCTGACGGCCAGCCGCAACTGA
- the panC gene encoding pantoate--beta-alanine ligase gives MQTIRDKATLRRAVDSWKAAGERVALVPTMGALHAGHMALVAEARRHAARVAVSIFVNPMQFGAGEDLDRYPRREQADARMLADAGVDLLWLPPVEVMYPAGFASKVSVTGVSDGLDGAARPGHFDGVATVVTKLFNQVRPDVALFGEKDFQQLAVIRRMVADLDMGLDVIGVPTQREDDGLALSSRNIYLAPDERAAAVALPRALGVAARAIERGDDATTAVALAREALTAAGFAVDYVALVDAETLTDAPGEDRPRRLLAAARIGATRLIDNIAIPLKHG, from the coding sequence GTGCAAACCATCCGTGACAAGGCGACCCTCAGACGCGCCGTCGATTCGTGGAAAGCCGCGGGTGAGCGCGTGGCTTTGGTGCCGACCATGGGCGCGCTCCATGCCGGCCACATGGCGCTGGTCGCCGAAGCACGCCGCCATGCCGCACGAGTCGCGGTATCGATCTTCGTCAACCCGATGCAATTCGGCGCGGGCGAAGATCTGGACCGCTATCCCCGCCGAGAACAGGCCGATGCGCGGATGCTGGCCGATGCGGGCGTCGACCTGTTGTGGTTGCCACCGGTCGAGGTGATGTATCCGGCGGGCTTTGCCAGCAAGGTGTCGGTCACCGGCGTCAGCGACGGATTGGACGGCGCCGCGCGGCCCGGCCATTTCGACGGTGTGGCGACCGTGGTGACCAAGCTGTTCAATCAGGTCCGCCCCGATGTCGCCCTGTTCGGAGAAAAGGATTTCCAGCAGCTGGCGGTGATCCGGCGCATGGTGGCCGATCTCGACATGGGGCTGGATGTGATCGGCGTGCCGACGCAGCGGGAGGATGACGGCCTGGCCCTGTCATCACGCAACATCTATCTGGCGCCCGACGAACGCGCCGCGGCTGTCGCGCTGCCCCGCGCGCTGGGTGTCGCGGCGCGTGCGATCGAGCGTGGCGACGACGCGACAACGGCGGTCGCGCTGGCACGCGAAGCGCTGACCGCCGCCGGTTTCGCCGTCGATTATGTCGCGTTGGTCGATGCTGAAACCCTGACAGATGCACCGGGCGAAGACCGTCCCCGCCGCCTGCTGGCCGCCGCGCGAATTGGCGCCACGCGCCTGATCGACAACATCGCAATCCCGTTGAAACACGGTTAA
- a CDS encoding DUF6456 domain-containing protein: MRELVERGLEDGRVTSGPPRRGRRAVTVNLAESPLGWLAARGLVSARQVEAGERLRADYERAQLSPSVTMRWDSRPRGRHARAEALDPTMAQLAAKQRFDAAIVAVGPGLSDILWRVVCAGEGVPVAERALGWPARAGRLVLGIALDRLAGHYGLP; encoded by the coding sequence ATGCGCGAACTGGTGGAGCGGGGGCTTGAGGACGGGCGGGTGACCAGCGGCCCGCCCCGGCGCGGGCGACGGGCAGTGACGGTCAACCTGGCCGAATCGCCACTTGGCTGGCTGGCGGCGCGCGGGCTGGTCAGCGCGCGGCAGGTAGAGGCGGGCGAGCGGCTGCGCGCCGATTACGAACGCGCGCAATTGTCGCCATCGGTGACGATGCGATGGGACAGCAGACCGCGCGGTCGCCATGCACGGGCCGAGGCGTTGGACCCGACCATGGCGCAACTGGCCGCCAAGCAGCGTTTCGATGCCGCCATTGTGGCGGTGGGTCCGGGCCTGTCCGACATATTGTGGCGCGTGGTGTGCGCGGGGGAGGGGGTGCCCGTGGCCGAACGCGCGCTTGGCTGGCCCGCACGGGCGGGGCGGCTGGTGCTGGGCATCGCGCTCGACCGGCTGGCCGGACATTACGGGCTGCCCTGA
- a CDS encoding helix-turn-helix domain-containing protein produces the protein MITAIREVRRARGLTLDDVARRCDPPTTAQTIGRLETGTRTVSVAWLNRIARALEVEAADLVRLPERPDLPVAALVDREGAWAPQRPEHIVPPALQPGLIAVRVTGGVGDYRAGDELWCERLAPDAFGRALNRDVLVPRPAGRFAFGRLIDREGGRLHLLPPGSGARQQVIADPPWLALAIRLVRVL, from the coding sequence ATGATTACCGCCATTCGCGAAGTGCGCCGCGCGCGCGGATTGACATTGGACGATGTGGCACGGCGTTGCGATCCGCCGACCACCGCGCAGACCATCGGCCGGCTTGAGACGGGCACGCGTACCGTTTCGGTCGCATGGCTCAACCGCATCGCCCGCGCGCTGGAGGTGGAGGCCGCCGATCTGGTTCGCCTGCCCGAACGCCCCGACCTGCCGGTCGCGGCGCTGGTCGACCGCGAAGGTGCATGGGCGCCGCAGCGGCCCGAACATATCGTGCCGCCCGCGCTGCAGCCCGGTCTGATCGCGGTTCGCGTGACCGGGGGCGTGGGCGATTACCGCGCCGGCGACGAATTATGGTGCGAGCGGCTGGCCCCCGACGCGTTCGGGCGCGCGCTCAACCGCGACGTGCTGGTGCCGCGCCCCGCCGGGCGATTTGCCTTCGGCCGATTGATCGATCGTGAGGGTGGCCGCCTCCACCTCCTCCCGCCGGGCAGCGGCGCACGGCAGCAGGTGATTGCCGACCCGCCCTGGCTGGCGCTCGCCATCCGGCTGGTCCGCGTTCTGTAA
- a CDS encoding MASE1 domain-containing protein has product MARPVASAPVSIAFLAIVGLAYAGAIAASLMTRFDGGLASMWLANGVLAAVLAKRSMRQWPVIALVALPISAVLTVLFGLGPLAALPLALANFGESMILSAVLRRWAPVHGGALRSIGQVAALIGGGLLAATLSAPMAAWVASTLSRGDFAVHWLNWTTGHVLGTIAVTPIVLMLVSGDLDEWWHNSTRGERMECAFHAALVAAVALATFSQTVMPTTFMPILPVTLATFRLGRVGAAVGMLILATIAISFSMRGMGPVALMPPDPVARMHMVQFYLAIVALTVLPAPICVGAKMW; this is encoded by the coding sequence ATGGCGCGCCCTGTTGCTTCGGCCCCCGTATCGATCGCGTTTCTCGCTATAGTTGGACTGGCTTATGCCGGCGCCATTGCTGCGTCGTTGATGACGCGTTTCGACGGCGGGCTGGCGTCGATGTGGCTGGCCAACGGCGTTCTCGCGGCCGTGCTGGCCAAGCGGAGCATGCGGCAATGGCCGGTCATCGCATTGGTGGCGTTGCCGATCAGCGCCGTTCTGACGGTTCTTTTCGGACTGGGCCCGCTCGCCGCATTGCCGCTCGCGCTGGCGAATTTTGGAGAATCGATGATATTGTCGGCGGTGCTGCGCCGCTGGGCCCCGGTTCACGGCGGCGCCCTTCGCAGCATCGGACAGGTCGCGGCGCTGATCGGCGGCGGCCTGCTTGCCGCAACGCTGTCCGCCCCGATGGCAGCATGGGTGGCGTCGACGCTTTCGCGCGGCGATTTCGCGGTGCACTGGTTAAACTGGACCACAGGCCATGTGCTCGGCACGATTGCGGTCACGCCGATCGTGTTGATGCTGGTGAGCGGAGATCTGGATGAATGGTGGCACAACTCCACGCGCGGGGAGCGGATGGAGTGCGCCTTTCACGCGGCGCTTGTCGCGGCGGTCGCCCTGGCGACCTTTTCCCAGACGGTAATGCCCACGACGTTCATGCCGATCCTGCCGGTGACGCTGGCAACCTTTCGGCTTGGACGCGTGGGCGCGGCGGTCGGAATGCTGATCCTGGCAACGATTGCCATCTCCTTTTCGATGCGGGGCATGGGGCCGGTCGCGTTGATGCCGCCCGATCCGGTGGCGCGCATGCATATGGTCCAATTCTATCTGGCGATCGTGGCGCTGACCGTCCTGCCTGCGCCGATCTGCGTCGGCGCGAAGATGTGGTGA